One genomic region from Kamptonema formosum PCC 6407 encodes:
- a CDS encoding DUF1574 family protein, protein MTAGQVTQQSTAILEVPSQENNGTQDEGTLTISCERLARRGYPDAIASYLSEILGALGVSVKVSIRERGGGGAGEQGSEGAGENTVSSPLPLVRRLCVLCESAYSPDPSLLAEPIAQRLRDLKLEDFRDAVICSQVRGEAKPDWMLRVDLTPPSQMLKEWARWGDVAAIARLLNQELAAVGIEVRATLKEFTLHLFCNKTFGKQGSGGAEEQRSGGAEERGSRGAGERGSRGAGERGKGGSFSVASASTPDKQIVTDALAPILAAIAPQGIRAATVYGVEAPRTQEDETPVWIDWLDLPAAHHPDLAVSAVTLAAQGDRSALTFLINRLLNPNLDRKLQTGGIRVLILPKGDLLHIMSESPTCPSQSKVGPPIAQFLRQLKIPGIVGVRVYGRRAGQKLPLWRYGVEVGTAVSPASPVAPAKPLSKIARPTFEKDIAPEFAPSSADMAFTGLDGDLILTPDFPGESVIADVGIRPRPRQLGKGLLGLQRSLVSFGLFVPNDALSTTVANSDRGWRDRRAAIALVWAAAGCFLAFQTDSFLGNFLESFASNSTQVEAQGSGGAGEQGSGGAGSGEQRSGEQRSGGAGERGSGGAGEQRSGGAGEQEIIADSFNAKPLTAAGSEALPETKQTGAISQNSEGLGVESNNVSNSKTREVSLPQLPLQQSPQTNSTEVFNGSGFTKPGTASIELPANSNSQESFSTLDSVESYPTFRSDQLDEQLVRYQKYIRTHKRLPDIMIVGSSRALRGVEPTVLEKALAQQGYPGLKVYNFGVNGATVQVVDLILRRVLPVEQLPKLIVLADGARAVNSGRIDVTYNAIATSEGYRQLAQGTWKIHANRVSESTSKSAAAAPLSPIAELMQNIDKRGVEIEEFLNHKLERVSGTYRNRDRLKTFLRSLVISQVQPPRVPNKEQQIAEEKLIVDSGQTSEFESNGFLPIDIRFTPATYYQQHSKVSGDYDADYQSFQLVGRQTDAIKNLVEFTKAHNINLVFVNMPLTKDYLDPVRGEYEQEFREQMQQLAAETGLIFRDIGLLWPEARENFSDPSHLNRYGAVEVSKQLAKDPMIPWPTRN, encoded by the coding sequence ATGACCGCAGGACAAGTAACGCAGCAGAGTACGGCCATTCTAGAAGTTCCTTCACAGGAGAACAATGGCACTCAAGATGAGGGAACGTTGACTATTTCCTGCGAACGTCTCGCTCGCCGAGGCTATCCTGATGCTATTGCCAGCTACCTTAGTGAAATCTTGGGAGCCTTGGGAGTCTCGGTTAAAGTTAGCATTCGAGAGCGGGGGGGCGGGGGAGCGGGGGAGCAAGGGAGCGAGGGAGCGGGGGAGAATACTGTCAGTTCTCCCCTGCCACTGGTTCGCCGGTTATGCGTGTTGTGCGAGTCAGCATACAGCCCCGACCCTTCGTTGCTAGCAGAGCCGATTGCTCAGCGGTTGCGGGATCTGAAATTAGAAGATTTTCGGGATGCGGTAATTTGCAGCCAAGTTAGGGGTGAAGCGAAGCCAGACTGGATGTTGCGGGTAGACCTCACGCCTCCGAGTCAAATGCTGAAGGAATGGGCCCGCTGGGGGGATGTAGCTGCGATCGCACGGCTATTAAATCAGGAATTAGCCGCTGTTGGGATCGAAGTTCGAGCCACACTTAAAGAATTTACTCTGCATTTATTCTGTAACAAGACTTTCGGGAAGCAGGGGAGCGGGGGAGCAGAGGAGCAGAGGAGCGGGGGAGCAGAGGAGCGGGGGAGCAGAGGAGCGGGGGAGCGGGGGAGCAGGGGAGCAGGGGAGCGGGGGAAAGGGGGAAGTTTCTCAGTTGCTAGTGCCTCTACTCCTGATAAACAGATAGTCACGGATGCGCTTGCGCCGATTTTAGCTGCGATCGCACCCCAAGGTATTCGCGCCGCCACTGTCTATGGCGTAGAAGCGCCCCGCACTCAGGAAGACGAAACTCCGGTTTGGATAGACTGGTTGGATTTGCCAGCAGCTCACCACCCGGATTTAGCTGTAAGTGCTGTCACACTTGCGGCTCAAGGAGATCGGTCGGCCCTAACATTTTTAATCAACCGCCTGCTCAATCCCAATCTTGACCGGAAACTGCAAACTGGGGGCATTCGCGTCCTGATTTTACCCAAAGGCGACTTGCTCCACATCATGAGCGAATCTCCTACCTGTCCCTCTCAATCTAAGGTAGGGCCGCCCATTGCCCAATTCCTGCGCCAGCTAAAAATTCCGGGTATTGTCGGGGTGCGGGTCTACGGCCGTCGCGCAGGTCAAAAACTCCCTCTGTGGCGCTATGGGGTTGAGGTGGGTACAGCCGTTTCCCCAGCATCGCCTGTGGCTCCCGCAAAGCCGCTGTCAAAAATCGCCAGACCTACTTTCGAGAAAGATATTGCGCCAGAGTTTGCCCCCTCCTCAGCGGATATGGCTTTCACTGGCTTAGATGGGGATTTGATTTTAACGCCCGATTTTCCAGGGGAATCTGTAATCGCCGACGTGGGAATTCGGCCTCGTCCCCGCCAACTGGGTAAGGGATTATTGGGGCTACAGCGATCGCTAGTTAGCTTTGGTCTGTTTGTTCCAAACGATGCTTTATCTACCACTGTTGCTAATTCCGATCGTGGGTGGCGCGATCGCCGAGCCGCGATCGCCTTAGTTTGGGCTGCGGCTGGATGTTTCCTAGCGTTCCAAACAGATTCCTTCTTGGGCAACTTTCTAGAATCCTTTGCCAGTAATAGCACCCAGGTAGAAGCACAGGGGAGCGGGGGAGCAGGGGAGCAGGGGAGCGGGGGAGCGGGGAGCGGGGAGCAGAGGAGCGGGGAGCAGAGGAGCGGGGGAGCAGGGGAGCGGGGGAGCGGGGGAGCAGGGGAGCAGAGGAGCGGGGGAGCGGGAGAGCAGGAAATTATCGCTGACTCTTTTAACGCTAAACCGCTAACTGCTGCTGGCTCTGAAGCCTTGCCAGAAACGAAGCAAACGGGAGCAATCTCTCAAAATAGTGAAGGGTTGGGAGTGGAATCAAACAATGTTTCTAACTCCAAAACTCGCGAGGTGAGCTTACCTCAGTTACCTTTGCAGCAATCGCCGCAAACTAATAGCACAGAAGTATTCAATGGTTCTGGGTTTACTAAACCCGGTACTGCTAGCATCGAACTTCCAGCTAATAGCAATAGCCAAGAGTCATTTTCAACATTAGATAGTGTAGAGAGTTACCCAACTTTCAGGAGCGATCAACTTGATGAGCAGTTAGTGCGCTACCAAAAATATATTCGCACTCATAAAAGGCTCCCGGATATTATGATCGTTGGCAGTTCCAGAGCTTTGCGGGGAGTCGAGCCGACTGTTTTAGAGAAAGCTTTGGCCCAACAGGGGTATCCGGGACTGAAGGTTTATAACTTTGGGGTAAATGGCGCTACTGTCCAAGTTGTAGACTTGATACTACGCCGCGTTTTGCCAGTGGAGCAACTGCCAAAACTAATTGTATTAGCCGATGGGGCCCGCGCTGTCAATAGTGGCAGGATTGATGTTACTTATAATGCGATCGCGACTTCAGAAGGTTATAGACAACTGGCTCAAGGAACTTGGAAAATCCACGCCAACAGAGTCAGCGAATCCACATCCAAATCCGCCGCCGCCGCCCCCCTTTCTCCTATAGCAGAATTGATGCAAAATATAGATAAGAGGGGTGTAGAGATCGAGGAATTTCTGAATCACAAGTTAGAGCGAGTCTCTGGGACTTACCGAAATCGCGATCGCTTGAAAACCTTTTTGCGATCGCTAGTTATTAGTCAGGTGCAACCTCCACGAGTTCCAAATAAGGAACAGCAAATAGCAGAGGAAAAACTAATAGTAGACAGCGGACAAACAAGCGAATTTGAGTCTAATGGGTTTCTTCCCATAGATATCCGTTTCACTCCCGCTACTTACTATCAGCAACATTCCAAAGTGTCCGGCGATTATGACGCTGACTATCAAAGTTTCCAACTCGTAGGCAGACAAACTGATGCTATCAAAAACCTTGTGGAATTTACCAAAGCTCACAATATTAATTTGGTTTTTGTTAATATGCCCCTAACTAAAGATTATTTAGATCCTGTGCGGGGTGAATACGAACAAGAATTCCGAGAGCAAATGCAGCAGCTAGCAGCCGAAACTGGATTAATTTTCCGAGACATAGGTCTTTTGTGGCCAGAGGCGCGGGAAAACTTTTCCGACCCCAGCCACCTCAATCGCTATGGAGCAGTCGAAGTTTCCAAGCAGTTA